Proteins encoded together in one Chloroflexi bacterium ADurb.Bin180 window:
- the yrrB_2 gene encoding TPR repeat-containing protein YrrB produces MSPKNTMPILQPIGTEPPAKRSYLPLLLVLLTATALIVLILLQSRQPVSTPPPTQTPSGDAQSHLDLGSSLMAQNKMDQAVIELQMALSLDPTLIEAHFRLGNAYFAQNKLDDAAAHFSRALELDPTNIDARSNLGAVYYQRSEFAKASSEFLRALELSPKDADIRYNLGAAYVQQGNYDAGVEQFNQALQLKPDLIRAYFGLGNAHKLAGRKADAIEALNKFLSMNPTGEDAELRPYAESLLSELKSQ; encoded by the coding sequence ATGTCACCCAAGAACACGATGCCCATCCTACAGCCAATCGGCACAGAGCCTCCCGCAAAGCGAAGCTATCTTCCGCTGCTACTGGTTCTGCTCACGGCCACCGCGCTGATTGTGCTCATCTTGCTCCAGTCCCGCCAGCCCGTATCCACTCCTCCACCCACGCAGACCCCCAGCGGGGATGCTCAGAGCCACCTGGACCTCGGCTCATCCCTGATGGCCCAGAACAAGATGGACCAGGCCGTCATCGAACTCCAGATGGCCTTGAGTCTGGATCCAACTCTTATAGAGGCTCACTTTCGCCTTGGCAATGCCTACTTTGCCCAGAACAAACTGGACGATGCTGCCGCGCACTTTTCTCGGGCGCTCGAACTTGACCCTACTAACATCGATGCGCGGTCCAACCTCGGCGCTGTCTACTACCAGCGTAGCGAGTTCGCCAAGGCCTCTTCCGAGTTCCTACGTGCCCTCGAGCTCAGCCCAAAGGACGCCGACATCCGTTACAACCTCGGTGCAGCCTATGTGCAGCAGGGCAACTACGACGCTGGCGTTGAGCAGTTCAATCAGGCTCTGCAGCTCAAGCCGGACCTGATCCGCGCCTACTTTGGCCTTGGCAACGCTCATAAACTGGCCGGTCGAAAAGCAGACGCTATCGAGGCTCTGAACAAGTTCCTATCGATGAACCCAACCGGCGAGGATGCTGAGCTCCGTCCCTACGCCGAATCTCTACTATCGGAACTCAAGTCCCAGTAG
- the minD_1 gene encoding Septum site-determining protein MinD translates to MPKLAITGKGGVGKTTLAALLAYIYAGEGRQVLCIDADPDANLASALGIPAEVASRITPISEMGDLIEERTGARPGQSGGMFSLNPRVDDIPERFAAVHRGIRLLVLGTVKRGGSGCICPESALLKNLVRHLFTGRNDAVILDMEAGLEHLGRATASAVDAFIVVVEPGQRSLQTAQAVRQLAADIGIHKVYVVGNKIRNQQDEDFIREHLPGDQVLGFLPFSEKAIAADISGTAIFDADQRLVAAASLIRDSLPLQ, encoded by the coding sequence ATGCCCAAGCTCGCCATTACCGGAAAAGGCGGAGTAGGAAAGACCACCCTGGCCGCTCTGCTGGCCTACATCTACGCCGGCGAGGGACGGCAGGTGCTGTGCATCGACGCTGACCCTGACGCCAACCTGGCTTCAGCTCTGGGAATTCCCGCGGAGGTCGCCAGTCGAATCACACCAATCTCCGAGATGGGAGACCTGATCGAGGAGCGCACTGGCGCAAGGCCGGGACAATCCGGTGGCATGTTCTCGCTCAACCCCAGGGTCGACGACATTCCGGAGCGTTTCGCTGCTGTGCACCGCGGGATCAGGTTGCTCGTGCTCGGTACCGTCAAACGCGGGGGCAGCGGCTGCATTTGCCCCGAGAGCGCCCTCTTGAAGAATCTGGTGCGTCACCTATTTACCGGACGCAACGACGCGGTCATCCTGGACATGGAAGCAGGTCTGGAGCACCTTGGCCGCGCCACAGCCAGCGCAGTGGATGCCTTCATCGTAGTGGTCGAACCGGGTCAGCGCAGCCTGCAAACCGCGCAGGCCGTCCGTCAGCTTGCCGCCGATATCGGCATCCACAAGGTCTATGTGGTCGGCAACAAGATTCGCAACCAACAGGACGAGGATTTCATCCGCGAGCATCTTCCTGGTGACCAGGTACTGGGCTTTCTCCCCTTCAGTGAGAAGGCTATTGCCGCCGATATCTCGGGCACTGCCATCTTTGACGCCGATCAACGTCTGGTCGCTGCTGCCTCCCTCATCCGAGACAGCCTGCCCCTGCAATGA
- the prsA1 gene encoding Foldase protein PrsA 1 precursor has protein sequence MKRVSHLLALLALSLFILSTGCNKSTPTPAVSAPPTPTASAGEASPTAAATQPPVAGTPVPSIPAAALVNNQPILLADYDAQVQLAVSALSQQQSFDPNTEEGKAALLQLQRQILESMIDQTLIDQGAAREGIVVPMERVEEEMVRLIGDDAARFDAWLKENGLTRDTFKAQLQRQLLSAAFQEHIVGATAPVVEQVHARHILLPTEADALDVLIKLQAGESFANLASQYSLDRGSKDEGGDLGFFPRGVMPQQIETVAFGLGPGQISGIVHTDFGYHIIQVVERDPARPVAEELLAPWRQTTFSNWLNSQRATAKVEYLVPLQ, from the coding sequence ATGAAACGAGTCTCTCACCTCTTGGCGCTTCTGGCCTTGTCCCTTTTCATCCTATCGACGGGGTGCAACAAGTCGACTCCTACTCCCGCGGTGTCGGCCCCACCAACACCTACTGCTTCTGCTGGAGAGGCAAGCCCCACTGCCGCAGCTACACAGCCTCCCGTGGCCGGCACCCCGGTCCCGTCGATCCCCGCTGCGGCTCTGGTCAACAATCAGCCCATTCTGCTGGCGGACTATGACGCTCAGGTGCAACTGGCCGTATCAGCACTTAGCCAGCAGCAATCCTTCGACCCCAACACAGAAGAGGGCAAGGCGGCTCTGCTGCAGCTACAGAGGCAGATCCTCGAGTCGATGATCGACCAGACGCTCATTGACCAGGGAGCGGCGCGAGAAGGAATCGTCGTCCCGATGGAGCGTGTTGAGGAGGAGATGGTCAGGTTGATCGGTGACGACGCGGCCAGGTTCGACGCCTGGCTGAAGGAGAATGGTCTCACCCGCGATACTTTCAAAGCCCAGCTTCAACGTCAGCTCCTCAGCGCTGCCTTCCAGGAGCATATCGTTGGCGCAACAGCCCCCGTTGTTGAGCAGGTTCACGCCCGGCACATTCTGCTGCCCACAGAGGCCGATGCTTTGGACGTCCTCATCAAGCTCCAAGCCGGCGAGAGTTTTGCCAACCTGGCGAGCCAATACTCCCTCGACCGAGGCAGCAAGGATGAGGGAGGGGATCTGGGCTTTTTTCCACGTGGTGTGATGCCTCAGCAAATCGAAACCGTTGCTTTTGGCCTGGGCCCGGGCCAGATCAGTGGAATCGTGCACACCGACTTTGGCTACCACATCATCCAGGTAGTGGAGAGAGACCCCGCCCGGCCAGTGGCCGAAGAGCTGCTGGCCCCCTGGCGCCAGACTACTTTCTCCAATTGGCTTAACAGCCAGCGGGCCACCGCCAAGGTTGAGTATCTGGTGCCGCTACAATAG
- a CDS encoding metal-dependent hydrolase, whose protein sequence is MEIVWYGHSCFRLKTRGAIVLCDPCGKQVGYTIPRMRADIVTISSDQPDYNNCTLAQGDPRVIRGPGEYEVKGIFIAGISTAQKKSKAADLPRNTLYLLDFDGLTVCHLGSLDHVLPQTQLETLSDVDILLIPVGANTTLNANQAAEVIGLLEPKIVIPMHYKTRVVQAKLDPVSKFLKEMGIADSSARDSLEIDKGGLPSETQVIVLNYKE, encoded by the coding sequence ATGGAAATCGTCTGGTATGGCCATTCCTGCTTCCGACTCAAGACCCGAGGGGCAATCGTGCTGTGCGATCCCTGCGGCAAGCAGGTCGGCTACACCATTCCACGGATGCGCGCCGATATCGTCACCATCAGCTCAGATCAGCCTGACTATAACAACTGCACCCTCGCACAGGGGGATCCGAGGGTCATTCGCGGGCCGGGTGAATATGAGGTCAAAGGCATCTTCATCGCCGGTATCTCGACCGCCCAGAAGAAGAGCAAAGCCGCTGACCTGCCACGCAACACGCTCTACCTCCTTGACTTTGACGGGCTGACGGTCTGCCACCTTGGCAGTCTGGATCACGTCCTGCCCCAGACCCAGCTCGAAACCCTCTCTGACGTCGACATCTTGCTCATTCCGGTCGGCGCCAACACCACTCTTAATGCCAATCAGGCAGCAGAAGTCATTGGACTTCTTGAACCCAAGATTGTCATTCCAATGCACTACAAAACGCGCGTCGTGCAGGCCAAACTCGACCCGGTCAGCAAGTTCCTCAAGGAGATGGGCATAGCGGACAGCTCAGCGCGCGACAGCCTCGAGATTGACAAGGGCGGGCTACCCTCAGAAACCCAGGTCATTGTTCTCAATTACAAGGAGTAG
- the drrA_1 gene encoding Daunorubicin/doxorubicin resistance ATP-binding protein DrrA, translated as MNPLSPDPVCWAIETSRLGRSFRAVHALRDVTLQVPRSECVAVLGPNGAGKSTLLRVLSTLLRPTSGTVSVAGWNVQSDPDAVRRAIGLTTHQPMLHGELSAAENLLFYAHLYGVSSPRDRVAELLTLIELYSRRNDFVRTFSRGMQQRLTLARCLLHSPSVLLLDEPYTGLDQRAAEILNGLIDHLRTRGCTILLTTHDLTWVSGLLDEVIVLDRGRLLCQLPAHGASSEALSRMYQEQMAQS; from the coding sequence ATGAACCCGCTATCCCCTGACCCAGTGTGCTGGGCCATCGAGACCAGCCGCCTCGGCAGATCTTTTCGCGCTGTTCATGCCTTGCGAGACGTCACCCTTCAAGTGCCCCGCAGTGAGTGTGTAGCCGTACTTGGTCCCAATGGCGCCGGCAAGAGCACTCTGCTCCGCGTGCTCTCCACCCTTCTTCGACCAACGAGCGGCACCGTCAGTGTAGCCGGCTGGAACGTTCAGTCAGACCCCGATGCAGTCCGCCGAGCCATTGGCCTAACCACCCACCAGCCAATGCTTCATGGTGAGCTCTCCGCTGCCGAAAACCTGCTCTTCTACGCTCATCTCTATGGAGTCAGCTCACCCCGGGACAGGGTCGCTGAACTGCTCACGTTGATCGAGCTCTATTCTCGTCGTAATGACTTTGTGCGCACCTTCTCACGTGGAATGCAACAACGGTTGACCCTTGCCCGCTGTCTGCTCCATTCACCATCCGTATTGCTTCTGGATGAGCCCTACACCGGGCTCGATCAGCGCGCTGCTGAGATCCTGAATGGGCTTATTGATCACTTGCGCACCCGGGGTTGTACCATCCTGCTCACCACTCATGATCTGACGTGGGTATCGGGTCTGCTGGATGAGGTAATCGTCCTCGACCGTGGACGGTTGCTGTGTCAGTTGCCGGCCCACGGCGCCTCCAGCGAGGCCTTGTCCAGAATGTATCAGGAACAGATGGCCCAATCATGA
- the ptrA gene encoding Protease 3 precursor, producing the protein MHHKTTLNNGLRVLTTSMPHTRSVAIGILTAVGSRYETEQQRGISHFIEHMLFKGTSKRPTAQAISEAIEGIGGEMNASTGNEVTTYEVKVAHHHLALALDVLVDMFRYSKFDQVEMEKERQVIIQEIGRTMDMPEARVHNLIASDLWPQHPVGWEIAGTKESVGHLSRRALRAYIAHKYTPASTIISLAGNLHHDQVVTLLTDALSDWKPMASPRFAPAKPGTLGPNVHTEFKKTEQAHLCLGLPALPRYHPDRFKLILLNAVLGDGMSSRLFLEIREKRGLAYSVGSYTRLLRDTGALILYAGVEPAKAHDTVAAMANQLALLAQQPVPLTELDKAREYTKGGILLSMEDTFANAGWVARQELFDQQVLTVDQVMQRLDQVTPEDIQTLAQQLFSTDKLHLALIGPFKKESVFLPCLRI; encoded by the coding sequence ATGCATCACAAAACCACCCTCAACAACGGCCTGCGCGTTCTCACTACTTCCATGCCCCACACTCGCTCAGTGGCGATTGGCATTCTTACTGCCGTCGGCTCACGCTACGAGACAGAACAGCAGCGCGGCATCTCTCACTTTATCGAGCATATGTTGTTCAAAGGTACCAGCAAGCGCCCCACCGCCCAGGCCATCTCCGAGGCCATCGAGGGCATTGGTGGTGAGATGAATGCCAGCACCGGCAATGAGGTCACAACCTACGAGGTCAAGGTCGCACATCACCACCTTGCGCTGGCCCTCGATGTCCTGGTAGATATGTTCCGCTACAGCAAGTTCGACCAGGTCGAAATGGAAAAAGAGCGTCAGGTCATCATCCAGGAGATTGGTCGCACCATGGACATGCCGGAAGCCCGGGTCCACAACCTTATCGCCAGCGACCTCTGGCCACAGCATCCCGTTGGCTGGGAAATCGCCGGCACCAAAGAGTCCGTGGGTCACCTCTCACGACGGGCGCTCCGCGCCTACATCGCCCACAAGTACACGCCCGCCAGCACCATTATCAGCCTCGCCGGCAATCTGCACCACGATCAAGTCGTCACACTGCTGACTGATGCGCTCTCCGACTGGAAGCCCATGGCCAGCCCTCGCTTTGCCCCTGCGAAACCCGGAACTCTGGGTCCCAACGTGCACACCGAGTTCAAAAAGACCGAGCAGGCTCATTTGTGTCTCGGTCTGCCTGCCCTGCCCCGGTACCACCCTGATCGCTTCAAACTGATTCTGCTCAACGCAGTGCTGGGTGATGGCATGAGTTCACGACTCTTCCTCGAAATCCGCGAGAAGCGCGGCCTTGCCTATAGTGTTGGCTCCTATACCAGACTGCTGCGCGACACGGGAGCCCTGATTCTTTACGCAGGTGTGGAACCAGCCAAGGCACATGATACTGTCGCCGCGATGGCCAACCAGCTTGCTCTCCTCGCGCAACAACCCGTTCCCCTCACCGAACTCGACAAGGCCCGCGAGTACACCAAGGGCGGTATACTTCTGAGTATGGAAGACACCTTCGCCAACGCGGGTTGGGTCGCTCGTCAAGAGCTCTTTGACCAGCAAGTGCTCACTGTGGACCAGGTTATGCAGCGACTGGATCAGGTGACGCCGGAAGATATCCAGACCCTAGCACAACAGTTGTTCTCTACGGACAAGCTGCACCTGGCGCTGATCGGACCCTTCAAGAAGGAGAGCGTGTTTCTCCCTTGCCTGCGGATTTGA
- the ccmC gene encoding Heme exporter protein C: protein MSRDRLLTVLIMLTTLAMLASLYLVLVWVPTEKTMGVIQRVFYFHVPSAWVAFLAFAVAAVAALLFLARRQEHWDRVEVASLELGIVFSTVALITGSIWARPIWNTWWTWDPRLTTTLVMWIYYVASLLLRQMVDSPERSARFGAVLAIVGFVNVPLVFLTIRLWRTIHPVLFTTEGFGLAPEMLLTLLISLGTFTLLYFCLLTVRVRLESLQARLAQLRDQYLSE, encoded by the coding sequence GTGTCAAGAGACAGGCTTTTGACGGTCCTGATCATGCTGACTACTCTGGCCATGCTCGCCAGTCTGTACCTGGTCTTGGTCTGGGTTCCGACGGAAAAGACCATGGGTGTCATTCAGCGTGTCTTTTACTTCCACGTGCCATCGGCCTGGGTGGCTTTTCTTGCCTTTGCCGTGGCAGCAGTGGCCGCTCTATTGTTCCTGGCGCGTCGTCAGGAGCACTGGGATAGAGTCGAAGTAGCCTCGCTCGAGCTGGGCATCGTCTTCAGCACGGTGGCGCTCATCACCGGCTCCATCTGGGCCCGACCCATCTGGAACACCTGGTGGACCTGGGACCCTCGCCTGACGACAACTCTCGTGATGTGGATCTATTACGTGGCCAGCCTGCTACTTCGCCAGATGGTCGACAGTCCCGAACGCAGTGCTCGCTTTGGGGCCGTTCTGGCCATCGTCGGCTTTGTCAATGTACCCCTGGTCTTCCTCACCATTCGCCTCTGGCGAACGATCCACCCCGTGCTTTTCACCACGGAGGGTTTTGGTCTGGCGCCGGAGATGCTGCTGACCCTGCTAATCTCACTCGGTACATTCACGCTGCTGTACTTTTGCCTACTAACCGTAAGGGTACGCCTGGAATCCCTGCAGGCTCGCCTGGCGCAACTCAGGGATCAGTACCTCTCGGAATAG
- a CDS encoding CcmB protein, translated as MKNAWRGIAAIVRKDLTVELRTRETLSTSFVFALLVVVIFNFAFELRVDNAAELAPGVLWVAFTFAGILALNHSMVQERESGCMEGLMLAPVERSVIYLGKFVANSLYMLLSEAAVLPLFAVLFGVNVAIPLLWLVILLGTLGFSAAGTLFSTMTVSTRAREALLPLLLFPATVPILIAATKSTGLLLDQRPVSEVYLWIRLLLAVDTITLVVAILGFDYVLEE; from the coding sequence ATGAAGAACGCCTGGCGCGGAATCGCAGCCATCGTCCGGAAGGACCTCACAGTCGAGCTGCGCACCAGAGAAACCCTTAGCACTTCCTTCGTCTTTGCGTTGCTCGTCGTGGTCATCTTTAACTTTGCTTTCGAGCTGCGCGTTGACAACGCTGCCGAGCTCGCGCCGGGAGTGCTGTGGGTAGCGTTCACCTTTGCCGGGATTCTGGCCCTCAACCACTCAATGGTTCAGGAACGCGAGTCGGGATGTATGGAAGGCTTGATGCTGGCCCCGGTAGAGCGCAGTGTCATCTACCTGGGCAAGTTCGTGGCCAACTCGCTCTATATGCTGCTCAGCGAGGCGGCTGTGCTCCCGCTCTTTGCTGTTCTCTTTGGCGTGAACGTCGCGATTCCCTTGCTGTGGCTGGTCATTCTGCTCGGAACGCTTGGTTTCTCGGCGGCTGGCACTCTTTTCTCCACGATGACGGTGAGCACACGCGCCCGGGAAGCTTTGCTGCCCTTGCTTCTTTTCCCGGCCACTGTTCCTATTCTTATCGCTGCCACGAAATCCACCGGGCTGCTGCTAGACCAGCGCCCTGTCTCTGAGGTATACTTATGGATACGCCTCTTACTCGCTGTGGATACGATTACTCTGGTCGTGGCCATACTCGGCTTTGATTACGTACTTGAGGAATGA
- the groL gene encoding 60 kDa chaperonin translates to MAKQLVFGEEARRRLKAGMDVLANAVVTTLGPKGRNVALDKKFGAPTVTHDGVTVAKEIELKDPYENMGAQLLKEASTKTNDVAGDGTTTATLLAAVIVNEGLKNVTAGANPMLIKRGIERAAAAVVDALKGMARAVKDKEDIAHVAAISAADREIGELIAEVMDKVGKDGVITVEESKGLQFEKEYVEGMQLDRGYISAYFVTNPERMEAELEDPYILVTDKKISAVADIVPILEKMVQIGKRELVIIAEDVEGEALATLVLNKLRGMLNVVAVKAPGFGDRRKEMLRDIAILTGAQVITEEMGRKLETATINDLGKARKVVCNKDETTIVEGKGSDSEIKARVDQIKAQIEDTTSDYDREKLQERLAKLAGGVAVIRVGAGTEVELKEKKHRVEDALSATRAAVEEGTVPGGGVALINAMAALDKIKMDLPDENTGVAIVRAALEAPMRMIVQNAGKDGNVVIEDVRRHQKESKNINIGYEVVNGEFGDMYAKGIIDPLKVTRSAVQNAASIAAMILTTEALVTDIPEKKEMPPPPMPEY, encoded by the coding sequence ATGGCTAAACAGCTAGTTTTCGGAGAGGAAGCGCGAAGGCGCCTCAAGGCCGGCATGGATGTGCTGGCCAATGCAGTAGTGACTACCCTTGGCCCGAAGGGGCGCAACGTTGCCCTGGACAAAAAGTTCGGTGCCCCGACCGTCACCCATGATGGCGTGACCGTAGCCAAGGAAATCGAGCTGAAGGATCCCTATGAAAACATGGGGGCTCAGCTACTGAAGGAAGCTTCGACCAAGACGAACGACGTGGCGGGTGACGGGACTACGACCGCTACTCTGCTGGCGGCAGTGATCGTCAACGAAGGCCTCAAGAACGTCACCGCGGGTGCCAACCCGATGCTCATCAAGCGTGGCATTGAGAGGGCGGCTGCGGCTGTGGTGGATGCGCTGAAGGGTATGGCGCGAGCGGTCAAGGACAAAGAGGACATTGCCCACGTGGCCGCAATCTCGGCCGCCGATAGGGAAATTGGCGAACTGATTGCCGAGGTGATGGACAAGGTCGGTAAGGATGGCGTGATCACCGTCGAAGAGTCCAAGGGTCTGCAGTTCGAGAAGGAGTACGTCGAGGGTATGCAGTTGGACCGCGGGTACATCTCGGCCTACTTTGTTACCAATCCTGAGCGAATGGAAGCAGAGCTTGAGGACCCGTACATTCTGGTCACCGATAAGAAGATCTCAGCGGTTGCCGACATCGTCCCTATTCTGGAAAAGATGGTTCAGATTGGCAAGCGCGAGCTGGTAATCATTGCCGAGGACGTCGAGGGCGAAGCCCTGGCCACCCTGGTGCTGAACAAGCTCCGCGGCATGCTCAATGTTGTTGCCGTCAAGGCGCCCGGTTTCGGCGATCGGCGCAAGGAAATGCTGCGCGATATCGCTATCTTGACCGGTGCGCAGGTCATTACCGAGGAGATGGGGCGCAAGCTGGAGACAGCAACCATCAATGACCTGGGTAAGGCACGCAAGGTCGTATGCAACAAGGACGAGACCACCATCGTCGAGGGTAAGGGTTCGGACAGCGAGATCAAGGCTCGCGTCGATCAGATCAAAGCTCAGATTGAAGACACCACTTCTGACTATGATCGGGAAAAGCTGCAGGAGCGGCTGGCCAAGCTGGCTGGCGGTGTGGCAGTGATTCGGGTTGGCGCTGGGACCGAGGTCGAACTGAAGGAGAAGAAGCATCGTGTGGAAGACGCCCTGTCGGCTACACGTGCGGCAGTCGAAGAGGGAACCGTACCGGGCGGTGGTGTTGCTCTGATCAATGCGATGGCCGCCCTGGACAAGATCAAGATGGATCTGCCCGATGAGAACACGGGTGTGGCCATTGTGCGCGCGGCACTGGAAGCTCCTATGCGGATGATCGTGCAGAACGCCGGCAAGGACGGCAACGTGGTCATCGAGGATGTTCGCCGCCATCAGAAGGAAAGCAAGAACATCAACATCGGTTATGAGGTTGTCAACGGTGAGTTCGGTGATATGTATGCCAAGGGTATCATCGACCCGCTCAAGGTAACCCGTTCGGCGGTGCAGAACGCTGCTTCTATCGCCGCCATGATCCTGACGACAGAAGCTCTGGTGACGGACATTCCTGAGAAGAAGGAAATGCCGCCGCCACCTATGCCCGAGTACTAG
- a CDS encoding transcriptional activator FtrB, which translates to MDTVSRLKTVPLFAALSPENLVRVAEIAARQYYSKGQLLCRQDQTDETLFVIDRGEVILRQIDLQDVEKPITVLSEGQSVGDDALILGESCGLSAQALTDVEALVIHRKELLVLFDECPALQSQLTIRPLLKQQLRTRSLAGQDPQEPWLLRCKRHWVALLRRLTTPAITFLALLAVALFLRELAVVTSPWLLVPFVGLLPIAMLIWAIVDWQNDYYLVTTKRLVYQEQVLLRSHTVDEVPLIKIQSYTINRQLLGNLLGYGTLQIRTAGNRGPIVLDYLHDPEGMQAVIFRQAGHLLSKQRTEERDQIRQELQRLRLGEPASTQLPDLPPAPNPLPRPNWPARLMPSRPLLRLSYAQADRVVWRRHWIFLVRHIFLPLSLLLLISAAIVWAAADPRLSSQTILTLASFLMWLAAAFWVWWEWTDWRNDEYIVTDDSIIDIDKKPLFFSEQRKKASLQMIQSLSLKKPGLLAALLNFGDVLIQTAGPEGTFAFSGVHNPIEVQREVFRRIEAYQEACQRRDRARKRAELATWFQVHDELPPTPSSQARSSDGAK; encoded by the coding sequence ATGGACACCGTCTCACGTCTGAAAACTGTTCCTCTCTTTGCCGCACTCTCCCCTGAGAATCTAGTTCGGGTTGCCGAGATCGCAGCCCGTCAATACTACTCCAAGGGTCAACTCCTCTGCCGCCAGGACCAAACAGACGAGACTCTCTTTGTCATCGACCGCGGTGAGGTGATCCTCCGGCAGATTGATCTCCAGGACGTGGAAAAGCCCATTACTGTCCTGTCAGAAGGCCAGTCCGTTGGCGACGATGCCCTGATTCTGGGTGAATCCTGCGGGCTTTCAGCTCAGGCTCTCACCGATGTTGAGGCCCTCGTCATTCACAGAAAAGAACTTTTAGTTCTCTTCGACGAATGCCCCGCTCTACAGTCTCAACTGACCATCCGCCCCCTGCTCAAGCAACAACTCCGCACTCGCTCTCTGGCCGGCCAGGATCCTCAGGAGCCATGGCTCCTGCGCTGCAAGAGACACTGGGTGGCGCTGCTTCGCCGACTCACCACGCCGGCAATCACCTTCCTGGCACTGCTCGCCGTCGCTCTCTTCCTGCGCGAGCTGGCCGTCGTCACCAGCCCCTGGCTGCTTGTGCCCTTCGTGGGTCTCCTTCCTATCGCAATGCTTATCTGGGCCATCGTCGATTGGCAAAATGACTACTACCTCGTCACTACAAAGCGTCTGGTCTACCAGGAGCAGGTTCTACTGCGCTCACACACGGTCGACGAAGTCCCCCTGATCAAGATCCAGAGCTATACCATCAACCGTCAGCTTCTGGGCAACCTGCTCGGCTATGGAACCCTCCAGATTCGCACCGCCGGCAACCGCGGACCAATAGTGCTCGACTATCTCCACGACCCCGAGGGAATGCAGGCGGTGATCTTCAGGCAGGCTGGCCATTTGCTTTCCAAGCAAAGGACAGAGGAGAGAGACCAGATCCGCCAAGAGCTGCAGCGACTTCGCCTCGGCGAGCCAGCCAGTACTCAGCTACCCGACCTCCCTCCCGCTCCCAATCCTCTACCCAGGCCGAACTGGCCCGCTCGTCTCATGCCCTCCCGCCCGCTGTTGCGCCTTAGCTATGCCCAGGCCGACAGGGTCGTGTGGCGCCGACATTGGATCTTTCTTGTCCGCCACATTTTTTTGCCGCTCTCGCTCCTCTTGCTCATTTCCGCCGCCATCGTCTGGGCTGCCGCCGACCCCCGTCTGTCCTCTCAGACCATCCTCACGCTGGCATCATTCCTGATGTGGCTGGCGGCTGCCTTCTGGGTCTGGTGGGAGTGGACAGACTGGCGCAACGACGAGTATATCGTCACTGATGACTCGATTATCGATATTGACAAGAAACCCCTCTTCTTCAGCGAACAACGCAAGAAAGCATCTCTCCAAATGATCCAGAGCCTCTCGCTCAAAAAGCCCGGACTATTGGCGGCCCTGCTCAATTTCGGTGATGTTCTCATCCAGACTGCTGGTCCGGAGGGTACTTTTGCCTTTTCCGGGGTGCACAACCCCATCGAAGTGCAACGAGAGGTCTTTAGACGCATCGAGGCTTACCAGGAGGCTTGTCAGCGCCGCGACCGAGCACGCAAACGGGCCG
- the groS gene encoding 10 kDa chaperonin: MAVNVKDIKPLGDRVLVEPIEKEEVTAGGIVLPETAKEKPQEGLVWAVGPGRLLDNGERAPMEVKVKDRVLYAKYSGTEFKKDDKKYLIINERDILAILK; the protein is encoded by the coding sequence ATGGCAGTGAATGTTAAGGACATCAAGCCGCTCGGTGATCGTGTGCTTGTTGAGCCCATCGAGAAGGAAGAGGTCACCGCCGGTGGCATCGTCCTGCCCGAAACGGCCAAGGAAAAGCCTCAGGAAGGCCTGGTTTGGGCAGTGGGGCCGGGGCGTCTGCTGGACAACGGCGAGCGCGCGCCGATGGAAGTCAAGGTCAAGGATCGCGTGCTTTATGCCAAGTACTCTGGCACAGAGTTCAAGAAGGACGACAAGAAGTATCTGATCATCAACGAGAGAGACATTCTCGCGATCCTGAAGTAA